Proteins found in one Epinephelus fuscoguttatus linkage group LG4, E.fuscoguttatus.final_Chr_v1 genomic segment:
- the slc38a8a gene encoding putative sodium-coupled neutral amino acid transporter 8a, which produces MEELARESISLLASASAKPPLDVTAGPRLGSMGAIFIMLKSALGAGLLNFPWAFERAGGVRSAVTVELVSLVFLISGLIILGYSSSISGQCTYQAVVKEVCGPAIGQLCEVCFVFNLFMISVAFLVIVDDQLEKLCGSLYELVTGLPESEMPYHFYTDQRFGLVLLCVLLILPLSIPKEISILKYISVLGTLAATYLTIAIIIKYHTTPSVLVHITPLYTSGISSWASTFSVIPTICFGFQCHEASIAIYSSMENQRLSHWVFISVVSMIFCLIIYSLTGVYGYLTFGKDVKADILMSYTGDDILMLIARLLFGVSIITIYPIILLLGRSVIQDPLLSWWRRRDGMVTTEFESRSRYVLTVLWIMVTLLIATCVPDISKVISVIGGISAFFIFIFPGLCLVFAMQSEPVSCKTRVVLTVWGIVTLICGAFIFGQSTTIAVMQIVGKI; this is translated from the exons ATGGAGGAGTTAGCCAGAGAGAGCATCAGCCTGCTGGCTTCAGCCTCAGCTAAGCCCCCGCTGGACGTGACCGCCGGGCCTCGGCTCGGCTCCATGGGGGCCATTTTCATCATGCTAAAATCCGCCCTGGGTGCCGGGCTCCTCAACTTCCCCTGGGCCTTCGAGAGAGCCGGGGGCGTCCGCAGCGCAGTCACCGTGGAGCTG GTCTCCCTTGTGTTCCTGATCAGTGGTCTGATCATCCTGGGCTACTCCTCGTCCATCAGTGGCCAGTGCACTTACCAGGCAGTGGTGAAGGAGGTGTGCGGTCCAGCTATCGGTCAGCTGTGTGAAGTCTGCTTTGTCTTCAACCTCTTCATGATCTCTGTGGCCTTCCTGGTTATAGTGGATGACCAGCTGGAGAAGC TGTGTGGCTCCTTGTATGAGCTGGTAACTGGTTTGCCGGAGTCTGAGATGCCGTATCACTTCTACACAGACCAGCGCTTCGGCCTAGTGCTGCTCTGCGTCCTCCTCATCCTGCCACTGTCCATCCCCAAAGAGATCAGCATTCTGAAATACATCAG TGTTCTGGGCACTCTGGCTGCAACCTACCTGACCATTGCCATCATCATCAAGTACCACACCACGCCTTCTGTTCTGGTTCACATCACCCCTCTCTACACTAGTgg GATCAGCTCCTGGGCCTCCACGTTCAGTGTCATCCCGACCATCTGCTTTGGTTTCCAA TGCCACGAGGCGTCCATCGCCATCTATAGCAGCATGGAGAACCAGCGGCTCTCTCATTGGGTCTTCATTTCTGTGGTCTCCATGATCTTCTGTCTCATCATCTACTCCCTCACAG GGGTTTATGGGTACCTGACATTTGGAAAGGACGTGAAGGCGGACATTCTGATGTCGTACACCGGCGATGACATTCTAATGCTCATTGCCAGGCTGCTGTTTGGCGTCTCCATCATCACCATCTATCCTATCATCCTGCTGCTGGGCAG ATCAGTGATCCAGGACCCCCTGCTGAGCTGGTGGCGGAGGCGGGACGGCATGGTGACGACAGAGTTTGAAAGCCGCAGCCGCTACGTGCTGACAGTCCTGTGGATAATGGTGACACTGCTCATCGCCACGTGTGTACCAGACATCAGCAAAGTAATCAGTGTTATAGGAGGGATCAGCGCCtttttcatcttcatcttcccAG GACTCTGTCTGGTGTTTGCCATGCAGTCTGAGCCCGTCTCCTGTAAAACCAG AGTCGTCCTCACAGTGTGGGGAATTGTGACCCTCATCTGCGGCGCTTTCATCTTCGGCCAGAGCACTACCATTGCTGTCATGCAGATCGTTGGAAAGATTTGA